In one window of Ovis aries strain OAR_USU_Benz2616 breed Rambouillet chromosome 3, ARS-UI_Ramb_v3.0, whole genome shotgun sequence DNA:
- the LOC101112469 gene encoding keratin, type II cuticular Hb1, whose protein sequence is MTCGSACFSSRSGVRNSSSSVTTQRYCPGRTFSCGSAGGSRPSRCCVTAAPYRGVSCYRGLTGGFSSRSVCGGSRAGSSSRSFGYRSGSPSPPCITSVSVNQSLLKPLNLEIDHNAQRVKNQEKEQIKSLNSKFAAFIDKVRFLEQQNKLLETKWQLYQNQRSCESNLGPLFNGYIETLRREAERVEADTGRLASELNHVQEVLEGYKKKYEEEIALKTTAENEFVKIKQEVNHVYVSKGDLEANAHSLVEEVGFLKTLYEEELRVIQAHISDTSVIVKMDNSRYLNMDSIVAEIKAHYDEIASRSRAEAESWYRSKYEEIKATVNRHGETLRRTKEEINELNRLIQRLTAEIENAKSQNSKLEAAVTQAEQQGEAALNDARGKLAGLEKALQKAKQDMASLVKQYQEVMSSKLGLDIEIATYRRLLEGEEQRLCEGISAVNVSVSSSRGGVVCGDLSGTRTCGISSYGVGACGSSYKKC, encoded by the exons ATGACCTGTGGATCGGCTTGCTTTAGCTCCCGCAGTGGAGTCCGCAATTCCAGCTCCTCTGTGACCACTCAAAGGTACTGTCCTGGTCGCACCTTCAGCTGCGGCTCGGCCGGCGGATCCAGGCCCAGCCGCTGCTGCGTCACCGCTGCTCCTTACCGCGGTGTCTCCTGCTACCGCGGCCTCACTGGGGGCTTCAGCAGTCGCAGTGTCTGCGGGGGCTCCCGTGCTGGTTCCAGTAGCCGCAGCTTTGGGTACCGCTCTGGCAGCCCCAGCCCTCCCTGCATCACCTCCGTGTCAGTCAACCAGAGCCTCCTCAAGCCCCTCAACCTGGAGATCGACCACAATGCACAGCGCGTAAAGAACCAGGAGAAGGAGCAGATCAAGAGCCTCAACAGCAAGTTTGCTGCCTTCATTGACAAG GTGCGCTTCCTGGAGCAGCAGAACAAGCTGCTGGAGACCAAGTGGCAATTGTACCAGAACCAGCGCAGCTGCGAGAGCAACCTGGGGCCCCTGTTCAATGGCTACATCGAGACACTGAGGCGGGAGGCTGAGCGTGTGGAGGCCGACACCGGGAGGCTGGCCTCAGAGCTCAACCACGTGCAGGAGGTGCTGGAGGGCTACAAGAAGAA GTATGAAGAGGAGATCGCCCTGAAGACCACGGCAGAGAATGAGTTTGTCAAAATCAAGCAG GAGGTTAACCATGTCTATGTGAGCAAGGGAGATCTGGAGGCCAACGCACACAGCCTGGTAGAGGAGGTGGGCTTCCTGAAGACCCTGTATGAAGAG GAGTTGAGAGTCATTCAAGCCCACATCTCAGACACCTCGGTCATCGTCAAGATGGACAATAGCAGGTACCTGAACATGGACAGCATTGTCGCCGAGATCAAGGCTCACTATGATGAAATCGCCAGCCGCAGCCGGGCCGAGGCTGAAAGCTGGTACCGCAGCAAG TATGAAGAGATCAAGGCCACAGTGAATCGGCATGGGGAGACTCTGCGCCGCACCAAGGAGGAGATCAATGAGCTCAACCGCCTGATCCAGAGGCTGACAGCTGAGATTGAAAATGCTAAGAGCCAG AACTCCAAGCTGGAGGCCGCAGTGACCCAGGCGGAGCAGCAGGGCGAGGCGGCCCTTAATGATGCCCGGGGCAAGCTGGCGGGGCTGGAGAAAGCCCTGCAGAAGGCCAAGCAGGACATGGCCAGCCTGGTCAAGCAGTACCAGGAGGTGATGAGCTCCAAGCTGGGCCTGGACATCGAGATCGCCACCTACAGGCGCCTGCTGGAGGGCGAGGAGCAGAG GCTGTGTGAAGGCATCAGTGCTGTGAATGTCA GTGTGAGCAGCTCCCGGGGTGGAGTTGTATGTGGTGATCTCTCAGGCACCCGTACCTGCGGCATCAGTTCCTATGGGGTGGGAGCCTGTGGCAGCAGCTATAAGAAGTGTTGA
- the LOC105610939 gene encoding keratin, type II cuticular Hb1-like, with the protein MIASGWCEEIKATVQKHTQNLRHSKEELNRLNQAIQRLTVEVCEPERGKDPAALQEESASGSAKGKLVWLEAALQKAKQDMVRQLREYQELMIVKLGLEFEIAIYRKLLEGEESRLGLGFGAGNAQPRALRHCCRSERVPAPWRRAPLAAAVRSAAPQAVSRVYAAAAHADAESFLRYSGEVKEP; encoded by the exons ATGATAgcaagtgggtgg TGCGAGGAGATAAAGGCAACAGTGCAGAAACACACGCAGAACCTGCGGCACAGCAAGGAGGAGCTAAACAGGCTGAACCAGGCCATCCAGCGGCTGACAGTGGAG GTCTGTGAACCAGAGAGAGGCAAGGACCCAGCCGCTCTGCAGGAGGAAAGTGCCTCAGGAAGCGCCAAGGGCAAGCTGGTCTGGCTGGAAGCTGCCCTGCAGAAGGCCAAGCAGGACATGGTGCGGCAGCTGCGTGAGTACCAGGAGCTCATGATCGTCAAGCTGGGCCTGGAGTTTGAGATCGCCATCTACAGGAAGCTGCTGGAGGGCGAGGAGAGCAG GCTTGGTctgggatttggggcaggaaat GCTCAGCCTCGGGCCCTGAGGCACTGCTGCCGCTCAGAGCGGGTCCCAGCGCCGTGGAGACGAGCGCCCCTGGCGGCGGCTGTGCGCTCTGCGGCTCCCCAGGCTGTGTCGAGGGTTTACGCTGCAGCGGCTCACGCGGATGCTGAGTCCTTCCTGCGCTACTCCGGAGAAGTCAAGGAACCCTAG